The stretch of DNA AAGATAACGAGCTGAAGCTCGGCAAACATAACGGCGGGCAGCTGATTGATTCCCCCGAACAGAGGAAGCCGTTTGGCGCTGTCGCCAGCGACGGCGCTGAGGTATTCCCCTTCCTGCGTGAGTTTTTGCCGGGGATCGGCTGCTGCCTGCATGGCAAAGCCTGCACCTACGACAACTCGCCGGATGAAGACTTCATCATCGATACCCTTCCCGGCCACGACAACACCCTGATAATCACCGGGCTGAGCGGACACGGCTTTAAATTCGCCTCGGTGTTGGGCGAAATTGCCTGCCAGTTTGCCCTGGGGCAAAAACCTACGTTCGATTTATCTCCGTTCCTACTCTCTCGTTTCAAAACGGCGTAACATCCAGGGTGGCGGGCACTTCCGCCACTTTTACTCCGGGGCCACCATGACTCGCTTCATACAATTTTTAACCCATAATATCCGCGAGCATTTTATTTTGTATCTCATTCTCTGGGCAATTCTTGCGCTGCTCGATGTGGCTTATATCTATTTTTATTAATTATTCCCCCTCTGGTTATATTGACAAATACTGACGTAAAATTAATTAAATATAGTTTTGCGGCAAATAATTCAATTTGATTAAATATTTACCACCGCCATATCATGAGATTAACTTTCTATTTATTCGCCTCTGCTGAATGCATTCCCCCGGTGTTATTCAAAAAAATAGACATACAATAAATATATGCCCCAAAGGGAATATTTATGTTGATCTGACGTTAACAGAACGCCTATGTTTTACCTTTATTGGCAATACATGGACGCATAAATATGCAATGGCGAAACTCACCCGAACGCTATGGACACCTTTCGGTTCTGCT from Cedecea neteri encodes:
- a CDS encoding DUF2770 family protein, whose amino-acid sequence is MTRFIQFLTHNIREHFILYLILWAILALLDVAYIYFY